TCGGCCACCACGAGTCCATCGTCATGGGCTCCGACTTCCCGCACGCCGAGGGCCTGGCCAATCCGGCCGACTTCCGCAAGCTCATCGCGGAACTCGACGAGTCCGCCCAGGACGACATCATGTTCCACAACGCCCAGCAGCTGATCACCCGCTGAGCCCGCGGGAACAGGCCCCGAGCCCGGTACCGGAAGTGCGGTACCGGGCTCAGTCCGTGAGATCCGCCGCGAGGTTCGCGATGTTCGTGAGCAGGGCCGTGCCACGCCGGGAGTGGTCGTAGCCGGCGAGCGGGTAGCCATTGCTCAGACACGCGAAGGACAAGCCGGTCTCCGGGTCCATGAACCCGAGTTGGTACGCGGCTCCGGCGCTGCCGAAGAGGGCGGGCGACCCGGTGGACGGCAGATTACTGCCGGCGTCGGGGCCGGCCACGGTGACGAACAGCCCCATGCTGGTTCGGCGGCCGGAGCCGCCCCCGTAGAGCCGGTCCCCGTACGGATGCTCCGTCAGCCGGATCCGGGTGCCCTCCGCCACCGCCTCCGGCTTCCACAGGCCCGAGTGCTCCAGTGCCTGGAAGTACAGGGCGACGTCGGCGGCCGTGGCGACCAGCGCGTGGCTGGGCTCCCCGGCCGCGAGCACCCGCGGATCGGACAGATACCAGGGGCCCCAGGGGTCGGCCTCCTGGTCGTCGCTCGAGCGGTCGGTTGCCGTCATCGGCGCGACGCTCCCTGGCTGCCGGTCCACCGGGACACCGAGTTCGAGCGAGGACAGGCCGAGCGGCCCGGCGATCCGCTGCCGCAGATACGCGGCGAAGGTCAGGCCCGTACGCCGTTCGACGATCTCGGCGATCAGCCAGGCGGCCGAGGTGAGATGGAACTGGAAACGGCTGCCCGGAGGCTGGTCGAGCCGCCAGCGGCCGAAGGCGGCGAGCCGCTGCTCGCGGTCGAGTGCCTTCGAGAGACCGAGCGGCGCGAAGGGGAAGCCCGCGGTGTGCGTGAGCACCTGCTCGACCGTCACCGTCTCCTTCCCGTTCGGGGCGAACTCCGGGACGATCGCGGCGACTTGCTCGCCCACGTCCAGGAGACCCTCGCCGATCAGCTTCCACACCACTCCCGCGACGATCGACCGCCCGACCGACTGAAGGACGTACCGGGTGTCCGGGGCCGCGTCGCCCCAGGTTTCGAAGGCCACCAGCCGGCCACCTCTCGCGACGGCCACCTGGGCGGACGGCAGCGGTCCGTGGTCGACTTCCAGGCGGATCCGGCGCAGGAGTACGTCCAGTCGGTGCGGATCGACACCCACGGTGTCCGGGCCGACCGGCGAGCGGTCGATCATGGGT
The sequence above is a segment of the Streptomyces asoensis genome. Coding sequences within it:
- a CDS encoding serine hydrolase domain-containing protein: MIDRSPVGPDTVGVDPHRLDVLLRRIRLEVDHGPLPSAQVAVARGGRLVAFETWGDAAPDTRYVLQSVGRSIVAGVVWKLIGEGLLDVGEQVAAIVPEFAPNGKETVTVEQVLTHTAGFPFAPLGLSKALDREQRLAAFGRWRLDQPPGSRFQFHLTSAAWLIAEIVERRTGLTFAAYLRQRIAGPLGLSSLELGVPVDRQPGSVAPMTATDRSSDDQEADPWGPWYLSDPRVLAAGEPSHALVATAADVALYFQALEHSGLWKPEAVAEGTRIRLTEHPYGDRLYGGGSGRRTSMGLFVTVAGPDAGSNLPSTGSPALFGSAGAAYQLGFMDPETGLSFACLSNGYPLAGYDHSRRGTALLTNIANLAADLTD